GCATGATGATTGATGACAGAACGCTGCAATATTATTCAGCTCAGAACAGTTGAAATGTTACCTGGGCAGAGTGAAGTCATCACAGCGCGAGTGATATGACGGCGACCTGTTGAGACCATGGTACCATTACAGCCTGTGTCATCTATCTCACTACACACATCGGCCTACCAGATACTGGTTCGGGGTGTATTTCCGTATCCACGTTGAATACGGTTCTCAGCAATCCAGGGTTCATCACCGCTTCTGGAGTGCCTTGCGCCATAATATGCCCGTTCTCCATTACCACCAGATGATCGCAGTACCGACTGGCCTGATTAAGGTCGTGCAGCACTGCGACCACCGTTTTCCCCTGAGCCCGGAGTTCGCCCATCAACCGCATCAGTTCCACCTGGTGATTGATATCGAGATAGGTGGTTGGCTCATCGAGTAGTATGACGGGTGTATTCTGGGCCAGGACCATCGCCAGAAAGGCGCGCTGGCGCTGACCGCCGGAAAGATCGGTTAACCGTCGGTCGGCAAGATGTTGGATCCGGGTCTGGTGCATAGCATCTTGGACCCGCGCATTGTCTTCAACGGAGAGGCGCCCCCAGAGTGACAACCACGGGTTGCGACCGTACGAAACAAGCTCCTGGACGGTGATCCCCTCTGGCGTTAAATGGTGCTGGGGCAGCAGCGCCAGCCTGCGGGCTAGCTGGCGTGATGAGAGCGTGTTGATGGCATTATCGCCGAGAAATACGCCACCGGATTGCGGCGTTAACAGCCGTGAAAAACAGTTTAGCAACGTCGATTTCCCGCAGCCGTTAGGGCCGAGCAGGGCGGTTGTCTTCCCCGCTGGTAGGGCGAGTGAAACGCCATCAAGGACCTTGTTTGTACCGTAACAGACCGTCAGATTTTCAGTTCGTAATGTCATTTATCGCATTCTCACAAGCAGCCAGACAAACCACGGTGCACCGATAATGGCGGTCAGTACGCCAGCCGGAAGCTCCAGCGGGGGATGAGTAATTCGCGCCAGCAGGTCGGCAGCCGCCAGCAGCAACGCACCTGTCAGCGCCGAAACGGGCAGCAGCCAGCGGTGACGCCCACCGGTAATACTGCGCACCATATGCGGCACCACGAGACCAATAAAGCTGATCGGGCCGCAGACGGCCACGCCGGTAGATGTCATGGCGACGGCCAGTAGCAAAGCCAGGAGCCGGATACGCGGCACCGACACCCCGAGCGTGGTGGCGCGCGCATCGCCCAGTGCCAGAAGGTCGAGATCGCGGCAAAAACCCAGGCTCAGCGGCAGAAACAACATCAGTAGCGGGACGGCAATCTTCACAAAGCTCCAGTCACGGCCCCATAAGCTGCCGGTCAGCCACAGCAGGGCGCTGTTCACATCCTGCGGGCGCGAAAGCATCAGCCAGTCCGTCAGGCTGGCCCAGCAGGCAGAAAGCGCAACACCCG
This window of the Citrobacter freundii ATCC 8090 = MTCC 1658 = NBRC 12681 genome carries:
- the fecE gene encoding Fe(3+) dicitrate ABC transporter ATP-binding protein FecE, whose amino-acid sequence is MTLRTENLTVCYGTNKVLDGVSLALPAGKTTALLGPNGCGKSTLLNCFSRLLTPQSGGVFLGDNAINTLSSRQLARRLALLPQHHLTPEGITVQELVSYGRNPWLSLWGRLSVEDNARVQDAMHQTRIQHLADRRLTDLSGGQRQRAFLAMVLAQNTPVILLDEPTTYLDINHQVELMRLMGELRAQGKTVVAVLHDLNQASRYCDHLVVMENGHIMAQGTPEAVMNPGLLRTVFNVDTEIHPEPVSGRPMCVVR
- the fecD gene encoding Fe(3+) dicitrate ABC transporter permease subunit FecD: MKVTLVIFIALALAGFSLLSLQMGVISVPWRALLTDWQAGREYHYVLTAYRLPRLLLALFVGAALAVAGVLVQGIVRNPLASPDILGVNHAASLASVGALLLVPSLPVIALPLLAFAGGMVGLILLRMLVNTSQPMKLALTGVALSACWASLTDWLMLSRPQDVNSALLWLTGSLWGRDWSFVKIAVPLLMLFLPLSLGFCRDLDLLALGDARATTLGVSVPRIRLLALLLAVAMTSTGVAVCGPISFIGLVVPHMVRSITGGRHRWLLPVSALTGALLLAAADLLARITHPPLELPAGVLTAIIGAPWFVWLLVRMR